Below is a window of Caldisericota bacterium DNA.
GCTCCTGCTATGTTTAAGCACGCGCTTGTCAAAGCTGCAAAAGAAAGAGGGAGAAGTAGAGGGAAAACATACTCTGCTCCCTAATATATTATATTAATTTTCCATTTATGAATACATTTTTTATTGCAGTTTTTGTTTCCCACGGTTTTCCATCGAACAAAACAAGGTCTGACATAGCACCTTTTTTAACTACTCCGTATTTTTTCATTCCCAGCATTTTTGCGGGAGCTGACGTAACTGTTGCCAGTGCTTTTTCTGCGCTTATCCCTTCGGCAATAATAAGACCAAGCTGAATGCGGAGGAATTCTGCGGGATACAACGGATGTCCCGATATAATTGCTGTTTCAACGCCATTTTCTATGAGTATTGCGGGGATTTTTGGTGAAAGATGTTTTAATTCTATTCCAAAGCGTGACAGTATAACAGGGCCAAATGCAACAGGTATTTTATTTTCTTTGATAATATCCAGCATAAGGTCGCTTTCGATTGCAAAAGTTACAACTGCATTCAGGTTGAATTCTTTTGTTATTCTAATGCTTGTCGCGATATCGTCTGCACGTAGAGCAGCAAAAAATGCTTTTTGTTTACCTTCTAAAACGGGGAGAAGAGATTCTTCCTGCATGGAAAATTGTTTCTTTTTCTTTCCTCCATATTCTTTTGCTTTATAAAGTGCTTCTCTTATTAGATATGCGCTGCCCATTCTTGTCATTGGCATTTTCTTTTGCGGAGTGTAGATTGACTTTGGGATGCTGTTAATGGAGAAGCGCATACCAAAAGGCGATTTGATAGTCATATCTTTTATCGTGTTACCTGAGTTGTGTATAATTGTACCTCTTCCTCCAATATTATTTGAAAGGCCTGGCAAAACCAAACTTGTGGTGACGCCTCCCTTTACCGTTTTAGGAAAGCTTTCATCATACGGGTTAATGCCGTCTAAT
It encodes the following:
- a CDS encoding amidohydrolase family protein gives rise to the protein MYKIIAEKIFDGTKIIENATILFDESGIKYVGKDNKEKAKNTFKAKFVTPGFIDISSGIGLKEESLGRIEGNDLNEEANPITPELLALDGINPYDESFPKTVKGGVTTSLVLPGLSNNIGGRGTIIHNSGNTIKDMTIKSPFGMRFSINSIPKSIYTPQKKMPMTRMGSAYLIREALYKAKEYGGKKKKQFSMQEESLLPVLEGKQKAFFAALRADDIATSIRITKEFNLNAVVTFAIESDLMLDIIKENKIPVAFGPVILSRFGIELKHLSPKIPAILIENGVETAIISGHPLYPAEFLRIQLGLIIAEGISAEKALATVTSAPAKMLGMKKYGVVKKGAMSDLVLFDGKPWETKTAIKNVFINGKLI